One Mycolicibacterium parafortuitum DNA segment encodes these proteins:
- the rimI gene encoding ribosomal protein S18-alanine N-acetyltransferase — translation MNVEYGPLRPADAARCAELESQLFDGDDPWPERAFLAELAAKHNHYVGARVDDKLVGYAGIARLGRFKPYEYEVHTIGVDPAYQGHGIGRQLLHRLFDYADHGAIFLEVRTDNAAAIALYESEGFEKMGVRKRYYRVSGADAYTMKRERR, via the coding sequence GTGAATGTTGAGTACGGACCGCTGAGGCCGGCCGATGCGGCACGATGCGCGGAACTGGAATCCCAGCTGTTCGATGGGGACGATCCATGGCCGGAGCGGGCATTCCTGGCGGAACTCGCGGCGAAACACAACCACTATGTCGGCGCTCGGGTTGACGACAAGCTGGTGGGGTACGCGGGGATCGCGCGGTTGGGGCGATTCAAGCCGTACGAGTACGAGGTCCACACGATCGGTGTCGATCCGGCGTATCAGGGGCACGGGATCGGCAGGCAGCTGCTGCACCGACTTTTCGATTACGCCGACCACGGCGCGATCTTCCTTGAGGTGCGGACCGACAACGCGGCGGCGATCGCGCTGTACGAGAGTGAAGGTTTCGAGAAGATGGGCGTTCGCAAGCGGTACTACCGAGTCAGCGGCGCGGATGCGTACACGATGAAGCGGGAGCGGCGATGA
- the tsaB gene encoding tRNA (adenosine(37)-N6)-threonylcarbamoyltransferase complex dimerization subunit type 1 TsaB yields MTRLVLALDTATPAVTAGVVRVDDDALAVLAEHVTVDARAHAEQLTPNIVGALGEAGVGVEQLDAVVVGCGPGPFTGLRVGMATAAAFGHALGLPVHGVCSLDAIAVGTTGDVLVVTDARRREVYWARYRDGRRFDGPAVNAPGDVPAGAEAVAGSIDHAALFDLPRLAPVYPTTAGLVAAVADWSAEPEPLVPLYLRRPDAKPSQAVKR; encoded by the coding sequence GTGACGCGGCTGGTGCTGGCGCTGGACACCGCGACGCCGGCGGTGACGGCAGGCGTGGTCCGCGTCGACGACGATGCACTCGCGGTGCTTGCCGAGCACGTCACGGTGGACGCGCGCGCCCACGCCGAACAGCTGACCCCGAACATCGTCGGGGCGCTGGGTGAGGCGGGTGTCGGGGTAGAGCAGCTCGACGCGGTGGTGGTCGGGTGCGGGCCGGGCCCGTTCACCGGGTTGCGGGTCGGGATGGCGACGGCGGCGGCGTTCGGACACGCGCTGGGCCTTCCGGTGCACGGTGTGTGCAGCCTGGACGCCATCGCTGTGGGGACCACCGGTGACGTGCTGGTGGTGACCGATGCCCGTCGTCGCGAGGTGTACTGGGCGCGGTATCGGGACGGGCGCCGATTCGACGGGCCCGCGGTCAACGCGCCGGGCGATGTGCCCGCCGGGGCGGAAGCGGTCGCGGGATCGATCGACCACGCTGCGCTGTTCGACCTGCCGAGGCTGGCACCGGTCTACCCGACCACCGCGGGACTGGTTGCCGCCGTGGCGGATTGGTCCGCCGAGCCGGAGCCGCTCGTACCGCTGTATCTACGCCGTCCCGATGCGAAGCCGTCGCAGGCGGTGAAGCGGTGA